From Erythrobacter sp. YJ-T3-07:
CTGGCATAGGCCCACCAGCCGATCCCCACCAGCAACAGCAGCGCGCCAAGAATGCCGCCTTCCAGCACGATCTGCAGAAAATCATTATGCGCCAGGTTGTAATAGCGGAACTGGAGCATCGCGTCGGGCTCCGCGATGCGGAAGACCGGATCGAAGGTGCCGAACCCGCTGCCGACCGGGAAGAACGCGGACGCCATGGTCGAAACCACGCCGGAAAGCTGCGCACGCGCATCGTCGGAGACCGACATCAGGCCCAGCCGTTCGAAGGATTCGGCTCGCCCGAAATAATAGCTCGCCCCGACCAGCGCGAGCAAGAGCGCGCCGCCAGCGAGCAGCGCGGGGCGCGGGATGCTCGGCGCATTTCTGCCGGGCATGACGAACACCGACGCGCCTGCAACCAGTGCGAGCGCGCCGAGCACCAGCCCCGCGCGCGACCCCGTGGCGAGGATCACCAGTACCATCAGCACGACCGCGAGCCCGCCGCCGCCAAGCGCGAAAGCGGGCGAGAACTGCTGCCGGCGAACTCCGCGTGCCGCGACGAAGAACACTGCGGCGATCGCCATGGCGAGCAGCAGTGCCTGGTGGTTGCGGTTGGCGAACACGCCGCTCGCCTCGCCAGCGCTGTCGTTGACCAGCGGATGGTCGAGCGAGATCCCGGAAAATTCCGCAAGTCCGATAAGCAGCGAGAGTACCGCCAGCACGATCACCGCCTGGACGATCCGCCATTGTGCGCGTTCGGGCAGATAGGCAGCAAGGGCGACCGCTGCGACTGGCACTACCAGCGACATCAGCGCGTTCATCGTGCCCGGCGGGGAGAGGCTGATCGGGCGCCACGGCTGCGTGCCGAGCCCGGCGACGTCGGCCGCATCGAGGAACAGCTCGCGCCCCGGCATCGCAGTCCACAAACCCGGCGGCAGCGGGATCAGCTGCACCGCGACAAGCAGTGCGGCGGCTGCGAGCAGGATCAGCGGCATCCCCAGATTGAACTGCGTCGGGCGGGCCTTGAGGACGAAGAACACCAGCACCCCCCAAGTGCCGACGCGGGTGAGCACTTGGCCCAGCGCGTCGGCGCGCGATGCGCCGCCCGCCAGCCAGACGATCGCGAGCAGGACCAGCAGGCACACGAACGCGAGGTTTTCCTGGCCGCCGCTCCGTTCGAAGGGCAGCCATGATTTCAGAACATTGCGCTTCATTTTGAAATTGGTTCCGTCCGGGGTATGCGACGCGCGTCTTTAGGGAAGTTTCAATGATCAAGCGAATCACGCTGCTGGGTGCAGCCTTGGCATGTCAGGCCTGCGGTCAGGAGACCGTCGAGCCGTACCGGATCGATAGCTCTGCACAGCGTGAATTTCCAGCCGCGCAGAAGAAGGCCGCCCAGGCGCTTTCGATCGGGAACGCGTCCGCGCTGACCGACGCGGACGATCCCTACACCCAGGCGGTGCTGTGCGATGTTGCGACCCAGGCCGTACTCGGCCCCTATCGCAACTCCGCCCAGCTCGATCAGGCGCAGCAGGCCGCGATGGGCCAGCTGCTCACGCTGTTCGGCAAGCGGGTGCAGAGCGAGGCGCGCGACGCCGACAAGAGCGCCAGCGAGATCGCACAGGATCGCAAGTCGTTGGCCGAACAGTACATGCCTTCGCGCCCGGCCAAGGCGAAGGTCGCGCTTGCCTGTATTCGTGAGATCGAAGGCCTCGGCGACCTTCCCGGGATCTAGCGCCCCGGGAACTGGCCCCCGGAATCTGGCCCAGGGAAGCTAGCCGAGCGCGATATCGGGCGCGTCTTCCTGCTTCATCCCGACGACGTGGTAGCCCGCGTCGACGTGGTGGACCTCGCCCGTCACGCCGGACGACAGATCGCTCAGGAAATAGAGGCCCGAGCCGCCGACATCGTCGATCGTCACATTGCGACGGAGCGGGGAGTTGAGCTCGTTCCACTTGAGGATGTAGCGGAAATCGCCGATCCCGCTGGCGGCCAGCGTCTTGATCGGCCCTGCACTGATCGCGTTCACCCGGATGTTGTCCGGCCCCAGATCATTGGCGAGATATTGCACGCTGGTTTCCAGCGCGGCCTTGGCGACGCCCATCACGTTGTAATGCGGGATCACCTTTTCCGCGCCGTAATAGGTCAGGGTCAGGATGCTGCCGCCATTGGGCATCATCGCTGCCGCACGCTTGGCCACCGCGACCAGCGAATAAGCCGAGATGTTCATGGTCATGAGGAAATTGTCGAGGCTGGTGTCGACATACTTGCCGCGCAGTTCGCTCTTGTCGGAAAAGCCGATCGCGTGGACCACGAAATCGAGACTGTCCCAGTGGCCCTTGAGCGTCTCGAACGCGGCGTCCAGATTGTCCATATCGCTGACATCGCAGGGGAACACGATTTCCGAGCCGAGCTGTTCGGCGAGCGGACGGACCCGCTTTTCCAGCGCTTCGCCCTGATAGGTGAAGGCCAGCTGCGCGCCCTGCGCGGCGCAGGCCTTGGCAATGCCCCAGGCGAGCGACTTGTCGTTGGCGAGCCCCATGATGAGCCCCCGCTTGCCTTCCATCAGACCGGTCATGGTTTCTCCTTCTCGTATCCCAGCGCCTCTGGCGCGATCCGCGGCTCGTGCGCGCTCATCGTCGCCAGCCGCTCTTCCTCTGGCGTCTCTGCGAGCGCCGCGTTCAATTGCGCCCCGATAACGACGCCGAGCCCGACCAGCCAGAAAAACAGCAGCGTGATGATGATTCCGGCGAGTGAACCATAGGTGAGGTTGTAGCTGAAAAAGCTCCGCAGCACCTGCGGCAGCGCGACCGTCACGCCGACCCACCACAAGGTGACCGCCAGCGCGCCGGGCCATTTGGGGTAGCGTTTCTTGCGGTACTGGCCGGGCGTCAGGACGTAGAACAGCGCGTAGAAAGAGCCGAACAGGCCGAAACCGGGCACGAAGCGCGCCAGTGCCAGCTTGCCCAGCGCATCGCTGAGCGGCGGGAAGTAGACCGCGATAATCTGCTGCGCGGTCCCGATCATCACCTGCGCGATCAGCGAAAGCATCAGCACGATGACCGCCGCGATGATGATCCCGGTGGATGCCAGGCGATAACGCCAGAAAGCCTGGGTCGCCTCGGTGCCGTAGGAGCGGCGCAGCAGGTCGCGAATCGTTTCGATCAGGCTGCCCACGGTCCACAGGCCCAGCAGCCCGCCCGCCCACAGCAGCCAGCCCTGCCGCGCGTCGATCACGTTGCGCGCCACGGGCTCGATCACCTCGGCCACCACCGGCGGCATCGCGAGCAGGAGGGCGTTGATGCTGGCCGCGCGCTCGCTGCTCTCGCCAAAGGCGGCGAAGATTGCCGCACCGGTGATGAAGAAGGGAAAGATCGCGAGCATCGCGAGGTAGGCGAGGTTGCCCGCGTAGAGGAAGCCGTCGTTGAACGTGCCAGCCAGCACCCGGCGCGCAACCTCGTAGGAGCGGAAATACTTGTGTTCCGGCGCGCCGCGCGAGGTCCGCAGGGCCTGCGCCTCGCGCCGCCGGTCTTCGGGGGTCAGCGAGTGGATCTGCCGGTTTTCAGGGTCGGGAAGCGCCTGTCTGAGGCGCGGAATGAGGCGGCCCATCGCCACCTCAGGTGCTCAGGTCCGCGCGTGGATCGCTTGTGTCGGTCCATCCCTCGAGTGCTTGCTGAAGCGGGCCGATATCCTCGGGCAGGACGATCTGGATCGTTACCAGCTGGTCGCCGCGCCCACCGGTCTTGCGCGAGAAACCCTTGCCCGACAGGCGCATGGTCGTGCCACCGCTGGTGCCCGGCTTGATTGTCAGCATGACCGGCCCGTCGACCGTGGGTACGCGGACCTTGCCGCCGCGAACCGCCTCGCTCAGCGTGATCGGCAGTTCGAGCCGGACGCGGTCGCCGTCGCGTTCGAAATGGGGGTGCTTGTCGATTTCGACCGTGACCAGAGCATCGCCCGCGCCGCCGGGCCCCTGTTCGCCTTTTCCGCGCAGTCGCATCTGGGTGCCGCTCTCGACCCCGGCGGGGAGTTTCAGATCGATCGTCTTGCCGTCGGACAGGGTGATCCGCTGGTCGATCAGCCTTGCGGCATCGACGAAGGGCACGCGCAGGCGATAGGCGATATCCGCACCCTTGCGCGGGGGTGCGCTGCGCGAGCCAAAGCCGCCGCCTCTGGTGCTACCGCCGCCCATCGGCCCGGTCCGGCCACCGCCGAACAGGCCTTCGAACAGGTCGCCCAGATCCACGTCTTCACCGCCGAAGCCGCGAAAATCCTGGTTCGAATAGCCACCGCGCGGCCCTGCACCGCCGCCGCCGAACCCGCCGCCACCGAAGGGATTGGTCGGATTGCCTTCAAGGTCGATCTCGCCGCGATCGTAACGGGCGCGCTGTTCCTTGTCGGACAGCAGATCATAGGCCTTGGTGATGTCGGAAAAGCGCTCGGCCGCCTTGGGATTGTCCTTGTTGCGGTCCGGATGGAGCTGCTTGGCGAGCGTGCGATAGGCGCTCTTGATCTCCTTTTCAGACGCACTGCGCCCGATGCCGAGGATGTCGTAAGCGTCTGCCATGAGCTGCTAGCTAGAATTCGCACCGGGTCCGCGCAAGGCGCTTGGCGACATAAGCCGGGTTACGCACAGCACAATCAGGCATTTGCAACGCGGGTCTCCTCGACCAGGATGGCACTCGCGTCGGATCGCAGCGCAAGGCTGCGCAGCCCGCGCGCAAGCGTACAGCTGCCCACGGGCAGCGGCTGTTCGTCCAGCACGACCCCTTCGGACAGCGGCAGGACCAGGCACTCGCGCCCGAACCGCCCTTCGGGCAAAGCGGCAGAACCGGTCAGTTTCGCGACCCGGAAAAATGGCCCGTCGATGAGTTCGGCATAGTCACCGCTCGTTTCACCGGCACGGGTCAGCAGCGCGTCGTCGAATGGTTCGCGCCAGGCGACCCGCAGCGCCTCTTCGAGATGCAGGTCGCGCGGGCGCCCGTAATCGTACAGGCGGTAGGTCACATCGCTGTTCTGCTGCACCTCCAGCAGGCTGATGCCCGGCCCGATCGCGTGGATCGTGCCGGCCGGGATCGACACGAAATCGCCCGGCTGCACTTCGAGCCACCGGACCGCGCCCTCGATCGATCCGTCGAGCGCGCCTGCACGCAGTTCCTCGACGCTCATCGCCCGCTCCAGTCCGACCGCGATGGTCGCGCCGGGTTGCGCATCGAGGATGTACCAGCACTCGTTCTTGCCCCGCTGGCCCGCCGGGGCCTGCGTATCGTCGGGGTGGACTTGCACCGACAGCGCGGCATCGGTGAAGATGAACTTGACCCGCAGGCTGTCGAGCTCGGGCGGCGGATCGAACCATATTTCGCCCAGCGGCTCTTTGCCCGGATTGGTGAAAGGAGCGGGCGGCGTCTGCCGCCCCCACACCTTGGGCACCAGATGGACCGGGAGCGTCTTCATGAGAGAGAGGCTCCGTCGAGCTTGCCGACATCCTGCGCCGCATCGGCGCGCATGACGAGAATCTCGTCGCCGTCGACCACCACGATCACGTCGTCGAGCCCGACCACCGAGACCCGCGGCCCGTCGCTGTCGACCATCACTCCGCTGCAATCGAGCAGTTCGTGGGGCCCGCGAGAGACGCCTCCGCGCGCCTCGCGCAGCGCATCCCAGCTGCCGATATCGGACCAGCCCATGGAGACGGGGACCATCGCTGCATGGGCGGTGTTTTCCATCACCGCATAATCGATCGATTCGCCGCGGATCGTCTCGAACACCTTGGCATCGGGGCGGAACAGCGCCCCGTCCTTGGTGCCTTGTGCCACCGCAGCCTCGCACAGGGCCGCCATTTCCGGCCGGTGTCTGCGCAGCTCTTCCAGGAATACGTCGCGCCTGAAGGCGAAGATGCCGCCATTCCAGCTGTAGCGACCATCGGCGAGGAACCGCTGCGCCGTGGCAAGGTCGGGCTTCTCGACGAACGCGTCGAGCCGGAAGCCGTCCGCGAGCGCTTCCCCCCGCTTGAGATAGCCATAGCCGGTGTGGGGCTTGCTCGCCTCGATACCGAAGGCCACCAGCGAGCCCTGCTGCGCCAGCTGTGCTGCGGCGCGCGCGGCCTCGCGGAATGCGCGCGCGTCGGCAATGTAATGGTCGCTGGGGCAGACCAGCAGAATGCTGCCTTCCGGGGCGCGCAGCGCGGCCAGCGCGATCGCGGGCGCGGTGTTGCGCCCCGTCGGTTCGGCGATAATCGCGAGTTCGCTGCCGCCCTGCTCGCGCACTAGCGGCACATGCGGCTCGCCTGCCACCACCAGAGGAGGCGCGAATTGCTCTGGGTCAGCGACGCGGTCGAGCGCCTGCTGGAACAGCGTCCGCTCGCCCAGCAGCGGCAGGAAGGGCTTCGGTCGGGCAGGGCGAGAGCGCGGCCAGAGGCGTGTGCCTCCGCCGCCGCACAGGATCACGGGCTTGATTAACGCCGACATGGGCGGGTGTTTACCAAGCACTCCTTACCAAATGAATGCGCCAATTGCGGCTCTGCACGGGCGGGGCTAGGGACCGGGGCATGAGCGACACCCCCCATACGCCCGCCACCAGCAGCGCGCTGCCCACCGACGGCCCGCTGGCGTTGTTCGACCAGTGGTATGCCGAAGCGCGCGCGAGCGAGCCCAATGATTCGAACGCGATGGCATTGGCGACCGCCACGCCGGAGGGTCGCCCGTCGGTGCGGATGGTGCTGCTGAAGGACTTCGGCGAGGGCAGGTTCACCTTCTACACCAATGCGCAGAGCCGCAAGGGTGAGGAAATCGGCGCCAATGCGCATGCCGCACTGCTGTTCCACTGGAAGAGCCTGCGCCGCCAGATCCGCATCGAAGGCCCGCTCACCCAGGTGAGCGACGCGACCGCAGACGAGTACTTCCACTCGCGCTCGCGCCCTGCGCAGCTTGGCGCGGTCGCGTCAGACCAGTCGCGCCCGCTTGCGGATCGCGAGGCGTTCGTCGCGCGCTACCACGAAGCCGAGGCACGCTTTGCGGGCGGCGAAGTGGAGCGGCCCGCCCACTGGACAGGGTTCACCCTGCACGCAGAGCGGATCGAATTCTGGCTCGACCGCGACAACCGCCTGCACGATCGCCGCGTGTTCCTGCGTGAGGGCGACGGCTGGACGAGCACGCTGCTCTTCCCATGAGGAGCGGGTCGGCCAGCGAGAGGGCGAACCTCGGCCGCGCCGCCGCCATCGCATCGATTTCGACCGCGCTGCTGCTGGTCGCGCTCAAGCTATGGGCGGTGTGGCAGACCAGTTCGGTGTCGCTGCTCGGCAGCCTGGCGGACAGCGCGCTCGATCTGGTGGCGAGCCTTGTCACCCTGCTCGGCGTCATCGTCGCCGCGCGCCCGGCGAGTACCACCCATCGTTTCGGGCACGGCAAGGCGGAGGCGCTGGCAGCGATCTTTCAGGTTATGCTGATCGCGGTGTCCGCCGCAGGCATCGCCATGCGATCGGGGCAGGCGCTGGTCGAAGGCGAGCGTGTGGCCGCCGCGCAGGAAGGGATCGTGGTCAGCGTGATCGCGATCCTTGCAACCTTCGCGCTGCTTGCCTTTCAGCGTTACGTGCTCGCGCGGACCGGCTCGATCGCGATCCATGCCGATCATGTGCATTACCAGTCGGACCTGCTGCTCAATCTCGCGGTGATCGCGGCGCTGGTGCTCGATCGCTATATCGGCGTGGCGTGGGCGGATCCGCTGTTCGGCCTCGCGATCGCCGCGTGGCTGCTGTGGGGCGCATGGCGCGCAGGCTCGGAAGCGGTCGACCACCTGATGGATCGCGAATGGCCGGAGGAAAAGCGCCGCCGGTTCGTCGAGGTCGCGGCGCGCCATCCCGAACTCGCCCGCCTGCACGATCTGCGCACGCGTACGAGCGGCGGAATCGATTTTGTTCAATTTCATGTGGACCTCCCCGGCGACTACACCGTTGAGAAGGCTCACGATATCATCGACCGGGTCGAACAGGAGCTGGGCCTCGAATTTCCAGAGGCCGAGCTGCTGATCCACATCGACCCTGCCGGTCATGTCGATGAGCCCGGAAACACGCTCGTCGAGCAAGACGAGTTCGCCAAGCTGGAGAGCAAACCATGACCACGCTGCCTTACTGGCACGTCGACGCCTTCGCCAACCGGCCCTTCGCCGGCAACCAGGCGGCGGTGATGCCGCTCGCCTCATGGTTGTCGGATGCGACGCTGCAGGCGATCGCAGAGGAGAACAATTTCGCGGAAACCGCCTTCGTGGTGCGCGACACCAGTGGCGGGGCCGACTGGGAGCTGCGCTGGTTTACCCCGACCAGCGAGGTCGCGCTGTGCGGCCATGCCACGCTGGCCGCAGGCCACGTGCTGCTGGACCCGGAGAACCGCTTCGCAAGCGAAAGCGGCGACAGCGATTCGGTCACTTTCCGCACCCGCAAGGCGGGCCTGCTCGAAGTGCGGCGGGTCGAATCGGGTTATGAGCTCGCGCTGCCCATCACCAAGGTGGAGGAGGGCGAATATCCCTCTCTGCTCAATGCGCTGCACGTTTCCGCACCGCTGTTCGAATCGGTCAGCGGGGCGGAACAGACCACCATCGTGCTGCTCGAAAACGAAGCGGAGGTCCGCGCGCTGGAGCCGGACATGCGCGCGCTTGCCAAGATCGACCGGATGGTGATCTGCACCGCGCCGGGCGACGAGACCGACATCGTCAGCCGCGTGTTCGTGCCCGCCTGGGGCGTGCCGGAAGACAGCGTCACGGGATCGGCCCATGCGACGCTGGCTCCGTTCTGGGCACAGCGGCTGGGCCGCGACACGATGAGCGCGTTTCAGGCCTCCGCCCGTGGCGGGCATCTGCATTGCCGGATGAATGGCGAGCGGGTGTGGCTCGGCGGGCCGTGCGTCACCGTGGTCGAGGGCAAGTTCCACCTGCCCGAGTAAGCGTTACGGCGTGGGGTAGAGTTCCACCAGATCGTTGATCTGGCGCAGCAGCGCGCGGCGCTCCTCCGCGTCCGAATGGCCCAGCCGCACGATCGTCAGCTTCTGCTTGGGCGAGACCACGATGTACTGGCCCATGTGGCCGATCGCGGCGAAGATGCCTTGCGGGTTGTCGATCGGATACAGCTGGTTCTGCGGATCGGAGGCCTGCGTGTTGAGCCAGATCTGCCCACCATAGAACGGCGCGCGCGGACTGGGTTCGAGCATGAAGTCGATCCACTGGCGCGGGACCAGCTGGGTCCCGCGATAGCTGCCGTGATTGCGCAGGAATTCGCCGAAGCGCGCCCAGTCGCGCAAGGTGCCGTGGATCGCGCTGCCGCCGATCAGCGTGCCCGCTGCGTCGTATTCGGGCACCATCGAAGTCATGCCCAGCGGGCCGAACAGGCGAGTGCGCAGGTAGGTATCGACCGCCTTGCGCCGTTCTTCCGGGTCCTGGCTGTCCCTGGTCAGCACATCGGCGGCGATATCCGCAAGGATCACCGTCGTGTTGCTCGAATATTCGAACTTTTCGCCCGGCTCGGCTTCCAGCGGCTGCTCCTCGGCGAACTTCGCCATATCGTCGCGCTGGTCGAGGAACAGCATGCGCACTTCGCTCGATTCGTAGGGCACCTCGCCGCCCTCTGTATGGTCGAGGCCGGAACGCATCTGGAGGAGATCGCGCAAAGTGATCTCGGCGCGCGCATCGCCGGGGCGCTGCCATTCGGGCACGGGCGCGGGCGCATCCAACTCGAGCGCGCCATCGGCGACCAGCATGCCGATCATCACTGCGGTCACCGTCTTGGCCATCGACCAGCTGATGAAGCGGGTGTCTGCATCATAGCCGTCGGCATAGCGTTCGCCGACGATCTCGCCTGCGTGCATGATCAGCGCGGCGCGGGTTTCGCCAAGGCCCTGCTCATCCTCGAACAGGTCGCCGAATTCCATCGCCAGCCGCTCCCGCCCGACACCGGGATTGTCCCCGATCACCGACAGTTCGGTCTCGGTCGCGCCCGGATCGGTCTCCGCGCCGCCACCGCACGCGGCGAGGCACAGAGCGAGGGGGAGGGTGAGGCAGACAGGGCTTGCAAGCGCACGGACGCGGGGCGAGAACATGCGCAGCAATTCGCACGAGAGAAGCCCGCTTGGCAACGACAGATACCCATTCCGCTTACACCACCAGCCGCCAGGGCGCCCGCCGCCGCCTGTGGCCGCGCATCCTGCTGGTCGCGCTGCTGGTGCTGGCGAGTATCGCGGCCATCGCGTTCTTTGCCAATCGCACGGCGATCAACGGCTATGCCGTGACCGGCGCGGCCTACGCGGCGCGGGTCGGCTGCTCGTGCCGCTATATCGGTGGCCGCCCGATCGGCGATTGCGCGAAAGACAAGGTCGCCGGGATGGAGCTGGTCCGCCTGTCCGACGATCCGGCGACGAAGAGCGTTACCGCCACGTTCCCGCTGCTCGCCAGCCAGACCGCGACGTATCGCGAAGGCTATGGCTGCGTGCTGGAGAAGTGGGAAGACTAGCGCGGGTTGGCGAGTGTCAGGCTGCGGGCCGGGTGCTGTCGATCCAGCCGCCGCCGACTGCCCGGTCGCCCGCATAGATCACCGCCGCCTGCCCCGGGGCAACGCCGTATTCGGGCGTGTCGAAGGTGATCGTGACGGCTGATCCCTCGCCCAGCGAGCCTTCCAGCGTGACCGGCACCGGCTTGGCGAGCGAGCGGACCTTGGCCGTCAGCGGCAGGTCGGGCAGCGGGCCGATCCTGTTGGTGTCGACCAGCTGCGCGCTGGCGGTAGCAAGCATGGTCTTGGGCCCGACGCGCACTTCTGCGGAGCTCGCATCGAGTTCCACCACGTAGAGCGGCTCGGGCTGACCGCCGATTTCCAGCCCGCGACGCTGGCCGACCGTGAAGTGCACCACGCCCGCATGCTCGCCCAGCGTTTCGCCGGTGCGCGCATGGACGATGGCACCGGGCGTTGCGCCTTCTGGCCGCAACTTCTTGACGATGCCGGCATAATTGCCGTCGGGCACGAAGCAGATATCCTGGCTGTCGGGCTTGGCCGCGTTGCGCAGGCCCGCTTCCTCGGCGAGCGCGCGGACCTGTGACTTGGGCATCCCGCCCAGCGGGAAGCGAAGGAAATCGAGCTGGGGCTGGGTGGTCGCGAACAGGAAATAGCTCTGGTCGCGCCCGGCGTCTTCGGCCCGGTGCAGTTCCGATCCACCCGCGCCCATGACCCGGCGCACATAGTGCCCGGTGGCGAGGCAATCGGCATCCAGCTCGCGTGCCATAGTCAAAAGGTCGGTGAACTTGGGCCCCATGTTGCAACGGATGCAGGGCACCGGCGTGCGCCCGGCGAGGTAATCGTCGGCAAACTGCTCGACCACCGATTCGCGAAACGCGCTCTCATGGTCGAAGACGTAATGCGCGATCCCCAGCCGGTCCGCCACGGCGCGCGCGTCGGCGATATCGTCGCCCGCGCAGCAGGCACCCTTGCGCCCCGTCGCGGCACCATAATCGTAGAGCTGCAGCGTGATGCCGACCACGTCGGCGCCCGTCTTCGCCGCCAGCGCGGCGACCACCGAGCTGTCGACCCCGCCCGACATCGCGACCACGATCCGGCACTCGGAGGCCGGGCGCGGCAGATCGAACAGGTTCGCGGCCTGATTAGCGTTGGAGAGGAAGGTGGTGTCGGTCATGGGGATACTCGCAAGCCCCGCATATAGACCCGCAGGCTCAAGAGACAAGAAAAGCGCCGTTTGCGGGCGGCACTCGCGTTAACGAAGGCCCGCGCCAAGCGACTGACTTATGGCGGCATTTACCCTCTCTTGACCATATTCGGGTTAAGCAGGTGGCATGTTCGAGGGAGCAGACAAGATCGCCGCGGCCAAGCCAGCGGCAGACGAGCACGGTCTCAGGCGAGTCGGGTGGTCCGAACTGGCCGCCGCGATCAGCCTTTCGCGCGCCCTGCGCACGCAGGATCCGGGTCTCCTTTCGCAGGCCGGGCCGTCCTTCGACCGAACCGAGGCAAAAGACGAACGCGGCGTTAACCTTGTGTCTTTAGCGCGCCGCAAAGCGAGCAGGGGTAGGGCTTCTTCCAGCGCCAACCCGTCCCCCGAGCGCCATCGAGAGAATCCATGATCGAGAACCAGAAAATCAAACCCGACCAGGTTATCGGCCCGCTGGGCGAGCCGCTGACGCTGGCCGATCTGCCCAGCCCCAAGACCAAGCGCTGGGTCGTTCGCCGCAAGGCGGAGGTCGTCGCCGCAGTCAATGGCGGCCTGCTGACCATTGACGAAGTGCTGGAACGTTACGGCCTGACGCTGGAGGAGTTCGCCTCCTGGCAGCGCGCGGTCGACCGTTCGGGCATGCAAGGCCTGCGCGTTACCCGCATCCAGCACTATCGCGATCTTTACGAACGCCAGCTGAAATACTGATTTCGCCACGTTCCCGGCGGCCCGACAGGCGACAATTCGTCGCCCGTCGGGAACCTCCTGTCCTTCGCTCCCGTTGCTGACCCGTGACCCGAACGGGGTGGAATTAAAAACAGGAGCTGGGACATGTTGAGTTGGATTATCGCGATTATCATCGGCGGTGTGGCGGGCTGGATTGCCTCCATGATCATGGGCCGCGATGCCTCGATGGGCATCTTCTGGAACATCATCGTCGGCCTGATCGGCTCGCTGATCGGTAACTGGGTCGGCAATGCCTTCTTCGGCGTCGGTGGCCCGATCGGCGAATTCAGCCTCACCGGCTTCATCGTCGCCATCGTCGGTGCCGTGATCCTGCTCGCGATTGCCAATCTGGTTCAGCGCGGGCGCGTCCGCTAACCACGGCGCATCT
This genomic window contains:
- a CDS encoding GlsB/YeaQ/YmgE family stress response membrane protein, coding for MLSWIIAIIIGGVAGWIASMIMGRDASMGIFWNIIVGLIGSLIGNWVGNAFFGVGGPIGEFSLTGFIVAIVGAVILLAIANLVQRGRVR
- a CDS encoding serine hydrolase; this encodes MFSPRVRALASPVCLTLPLALCLAACGGGAETDPGATETELSVIGDNPGVGRERLAMEFGDLFEDEQGLGETRAALIMHAGEIVGERYADGYDADTRFISWSMAKTVTAVMIGMLVADGALELDAPAPVPEWQRPGDARAEITLRDLLQMRSGLDHTEGGEVPYESSEVRMLFLDQRDDMAKFAEEQPLEAEPGEKFEYSSNTTVILADIAADVLTRDSQDPEERRKAVDTYLRTRLFGPLGMTSMVPEYDAAGTLIGGSAIHGTLRDWARFGEFLRNHGSYRGTQLVPRQWIDFMLEPSPRAPFYGGQIWLNTQASDPQNQLYPIDNPQGIFAAIGHMGQYIVVSPKQKLTIVRLGHSDAEERRALLRQINDLVELYPTP
- the mnmA gene encoding tRNA 2-thiouridine(34) synthase MnmA: MTDTTFLSNANQAANLFDLPRPASECRIVVAMSGGVDSSVVAALAAKTGADVVGITLQLYDYGAATGRKGACCAGDDIADARAVADRLGIAHYVFDHESAFRESVVEQFADDYLAGRTPVPCIRCNMGPKFTDLLTMARELDADCLATGHYVRRVMGAGGSELHRAEDAGRDQSYFLFATTQPQLDFLRFPLGGMPKSQVRALAEEAGLRNAAKPDSQDICFVPDGNYAGIVKKLRPEGATPGAIVHARTGETLGEHAGVVHFTVGQRRGLEIGGQPEPLYVVELDASSAEVRVGPKTMLATASAQLVDTNRIGPLPDLPLTAKVRSLAKPVPVTLEGSLGEGSAVTITFDTPEYGVAPGQAAVIYAGDRAVGGGWIDSTRPAA
- a CDS encoding PhzF family phenazine biosynthesis protein, translating into MTTLPYWHVDAFANRPFAGNQAAVMPLASWLSDATLQAIAEENNFAETAFVVRDTSGGADWELRWFTPTSEVALCGHATLAAGHVLLDPENRFASESGDSDSVTFRTRKAGLLEVRRVESGYELALPITKVEEGEYPSLLNALHVSAPLFESVSGAEQTTIVLLENEAEVRALEPDMRALAKIDRMVICTAPGDETDIVSRVFVPAWGVPEDSVTGSAHATLAPFWAQRLGRDTMSAFQASARGGHLHCRMNGERVWLGGPCVTVVEGKFHLPE
- a CDS encoding DUF1153 domain-containing protein, which encodes MIENQKIKPDQVIGPLGEPLTLADLPSPKTKRWVVRRKAEVVAAVNGGLLTIDEVLERYGLTLEEFASWQRAVDRSGMQGLRVTRIQHYRDLYERQLKY